From the genome of Sphingobacterium kitahiroshimense, one region includes:
- a CDS encoding EVE domain-containing protein: MTNRETKYWIIVASKDHVKSGIEQGIAQACHGKVAPLKRMRKDDFIIFYSGKKTLGKPENCQEFTAIGQVKDEEVFQFQMTADFCPSRRNIDFFESRNISILPLINDLDFIQNKQSWGYPFRFGFFEIGKNDFELISSKMLENEYAG; this comes from the coding sequence ATGACAAACAGGGAAACAAAATATTGGATAATTGTAGCTTCAAAAGACCACGTTAAATCGGGTATTGAACAAGGCATTGCACAAGCCTGTCACGGAAAAGTTGCACCATTAAAACGAATGCGAAAAGACGATTTTATTATTTTCTATTCGGGAAAAAAAACACTTGGAAAACCTGAAAACTGTCAAGAGTTTACAGCAATTGGACAAGTAAAGGACGAAGAGGTTTTTCAATTTCAAATGACAGCAGATTTTTGCCCGTCAAGAAGAAACATTGATTTTTTTGAAAGCAGGAATATATCAATTCTACCTTTAATAAATGACCTGGATTTTATTCAAAATAAACAAAGTTGGGGCTATCCGTTTCGCTTTGGGTTCTTTGAAATCGGCAAAAATGATTTTGAGTTAATTTCTTCAAAAATGTTAGAGAATGAGTATGCAGGATAA
- a CDS encoding MarR family winged helix-turn-helix transcriptional regulator → MQDKIEFKFKSPNESPGYLLGQVTMLWQRKLKKVLDPLNLTQTQFVLLAALGWLSKKNNAVTQVDIANQSNADRMMVSKVLRTLQDKKFIRRQEHETDTRAKVIKLTNEGANVLQKALTAVENADIDFFSVLGNNLTLFNQNMISLIDQTENE, encoded by the coding sequence ATGCAGGATAAAATAGAATTTAAGTTTAAAAGCCCCAATGAAAGTCCGGGTTATTTGCTCGGACAAGTAACTATGTTGTGGCAACGCAAACTAAAAAAGGTTTTAGACCCTTTAAACCTGACACAGACACAGTTTGTCTTGTTAGCTGCGTTAGGCTGGCTTTCAAAAAAGAACAACGCTGTTACGCAAGTGGACATCGCCAATCAAAGCAATGCCGACAGAATGATGGTGTCAAAAGTTTTGCGGACTTTGCAAGACAAGAAATTTATCAGAAGGCAAGAACACGAAACCGATACCAGAGCCAAAGTAATTAAATTGACAAATGAAGGTGCAAATGTTTTGCAGAAAGCACTGACAGCGGTTGAAAATGCCGATATAGATTTCTTTTCAGTTTTAGGCAACAACTTGACTTTGTTTAATCAGAATATGATAAGCTTGATTGACCAAACGGAGAATGAATAA
- a CDS encoding molybdenum ABC transporter permease, with protein sequence MVSSLVIGIIFLVAGLGLRYWINRRKFYRRSPMGAEGFSSYESSVFIKLIEKVGKWVAYALIIFGLLSLWVYSREKNEKEKVEIQSPR encoded by the coding sequence ATGGTTTCATCATTGGTTATAGGGATAATATTTTTGGTTGCAGGCTTGGGACTTCGTTATTGGATTAACCGCAGAAAGTTTTACAGGCGTAGCCCTATGGGAGCAGAAGGATTTTCATCTTATGAAAGTTCGGTTTTCATCAAACTGATTGAAAAGGTTGGTAAATGGGTAGCTTATGCCCTGATTATATTTGGGCTATTGTCGTTATGGGTTTACTCCCGTGAGAAGAATGAAAAAGAAAAAGTGGAGATACAAAGTCCTCGATAA
- a CDS encoding Fur family transcriptional regulator: protein MMKRRNTATQEAVLSVLTSKRRAMSQDAIVKQLGVNADRATIYRILNRFCEDEIVHKIVADDGKQYFAVCVKSNGIAIPGNHFHFRCTKCETIECLPTLVEFSIPKKYIVQQMNCVLVGVCKDCS, encoded by the coding sequence ATGATGAAACGTAGAAATACCGCAACACAAGAGGCTGTTTTGTCTGTTTTGACAAGCAAAAGAAGGGCAATGAGCCAAGATGCTATTGTAAAGCAATTGGGTGTTAATGCTGATAGGGCTACTATTTACAGAATTTTAAACCGTTTTTGTGAAGATGAGATTGTCCATAAAATTGTTGCCGATGATGGGAAACAGTATTTTGCTGTTTGCGTAAAATCTAATGGTATAGCTATTCCCGGAAATCATTTTCATTTTCGCTGCACAAAATGTGAAACAATTGAATGTCTGCCAACACTTGTAGAATTTTCTATTCCTAAAAAATATATTGTACAACAAATGAATTGCGTCCTTGTCGGTGTTTGTAAAGATTGTTCGTAG
- a CDS encoding class I SAM-dependent methyltransferase → MTEFWEEAFKDKQEMWGLNPAKSTVLTKDFFVEQKVKSVLIPGIGYGRNAQIFRDNGMTVTGIEISETAIELGKKHFGNEMKIYHGSVTEMPFDNNLYDGIFCYGLIYLLDKSERTKLIQDCYNQLTENGFMVFTAITKQAVTYGQGTNIGNDRFEMFGGVKIFFYDSETIAEEFGKSGLFEITKVTENYPFHLIKCKKN, encoded by the coding sequence ATGACAGAATTTTGGGAAGAAGCATTTAAAGACAAACAGGAAATGTGGGGTTTAAATCCTGCAAAATCAACTGTATTAACAAAGGACTTTTTTGTTGAGCAAAAAGTAAAAAGTGTATTAATTCCAGGCATTGGTTACGGACGAAATGCACAAATTTTCAGAGACAACGGAATGACCGTAACAGGAATTGAAATTTCAGAAACTGCCATTGAATTAGGTAAAAAACATTTTGGAAACGAAATGAAAATTTATCACGGTTCTGTAACAGAAATGCCTTTTGACAACAATTTGTATGACGGAATATTCTGTTACGGATTAATTTACTTGTTAGACAAAAGCGAAAGAACAAAACTAATTCAAGACTGTTATAATCAACTCACAGAAAATGGATTTATGGTTTTTACAGCAATAACAAAGCAAGCCGTAACCTACGGACAAGGAACAAACATAGGCAACGACAGATTTGAAATGTTTGGTGGAGTAAAAATATTCTTTTATGACAGCGAAACAATAGCAGAAGAATTTGGGAAGTCAGGACTTTTTGAAATTACAAAAGTAACAGAGAATTATCCTTTTCACTTAATAAAATGCAAAAAGAACTGA
- a CDS encoding helix-turn-helix domain-containing protein encodes MEVIAIQKSTLDGMKNELKSLLEMTENAVRKYTPIFKEEKWLDNQEVCLMMDITKRTLQTYKDNGLLPYSKLNRKNYYKRSDVQALLEAGQPYNTKDNGFTDE; translated from the coding sequence ATGGAAGTTATTGCAATACAAAAATCCACCTTAGACGGAATGAAGAATGAACTAAAATCACTTTTAGAAATGACCGAAAATGCTGTACGAAAATATACTCCAATTTTCAAAGAAGAAAAGTGGCTCGATAACCAGGAAGTGTGCCTGATGATGGATATTACCAAACGGACTTTGCAGACCTATAAAGACAATGGGCTACTGCCATATTCAAAACTGAACCGCAAAAATTATTATAAACGCTCGGATGTACAGGCTTTACTCGAAGCCGGACAGCCGTACAATACCAAAGACAATGGATTTACTGACGAATGA
- a CDS encoding helix-turn-helix domain-containing protein: MDLLTNEAEEVIEQQQMIMQLRNRIEEILKNYRPVMNGEIYLSGEDVCRLLHISKRTLQQYRDDNILPFIQIGGKIIFKESDILIVLEQNYVTNDRQCL, translated from the coding sequence ATGGATTTACTGACGAATGAAGCTGAAGAAGTAATTGAACAACAGCAAATGATAATGCAGTTGAGAAACCGTATTGAAGAAATATTGAAAAACTATCGTCCTGTAATGAATGGAGAAATCTACTTGTCGGGCGAAGATGTGTGTAGGCTGTTACATATCAGCAAAAGGACTTTACAGCAATATCGTGATGATAATATCTTGCCATTTATACAAATTGGGGGTAAGATAATTTTTAAGGAAAGTGATATTCTAATAGTCTTGGAACAGAACTATGTAACCAATGACAGGCAATGCTTGTAA
- a CDS encoding response regulator transcription factor: METDTTQQKNTLAFINDKSPILDFISNDLIASRIEVLFHSENIEEGLFQLSVLKALPNVFIIDLDFYDTNILAQLQELRKQYPTIKLIAHSDIDDEKAVKPLLKIGFAGYLLIGSNADDFKKAIEIVINGGRYFSSGISEIVKEYFSKN; this comes from the coding sequence ATGGAAACTGATACCACGCAACAAAAAAACACACTCGCCTTTATCAACGATAAAAGCCCGATTTTAGATTTTATTAGCAACGATTTAATTGCTTCACGAATTGAAGTATTGTTCCATTCGGAAAACATTGAAGAAGGACTATTTCAATTGTCTGTGTTAAAAGCACTTCCTAATGTTTTTATTATTGACCTTGATTTTTATGACACGAATATACTGGCACAACTTCAAGAATTAAGGAAACAATATCCAACAATAAAACTTATTGCACATAGTGACATTGATGACGAAAAAGCGGTAAAACCTCTTTTGAAAATTGGTTTTGCAGGTTATCTGCTTATTGGTAGCAATGCAGATGATTTTAAAAAAGCCATTGAAATTGTTATCAATGGCGGAAGGTATTTTAGTAGTGGAATATCAGAAATTGTTAAAGAATATTTTAGTAAAAACTAA
- a CDS encoding cupin domain-containing protein, whose translation MDKVNIEEKFALFSEYWSPKIVGELNGQNVKLAKFKGEFVWHKHDNEDEMFLVVKGTLKIEFRDKIVTLSKDEFLIVPKGVEHKPIAENEVLVMLFEPATTLNTGNTENELTKHNLDWI comes from the coding sequence GTGGATAAAGTAAATATAGAAGAAAAATTTGCACTTTTCTCTGAATACTGGTCGCCAAAAATTGTAGGCGAACTCAATGGGCAAAATGTAAAGCTTGCCAAATTTAAAGGAGAATTTGTTTGGCATAAACATGACAACGAAGACGAAATGTTTTTAGTTGTAAAAGGCACATTAAAAATCGAGTTTCGGGATAAAATCGTTACCCTGAGTAAAGACGAATTTTTAATCGTACCGAAAGGTGTAGAACACAAGCCTATTGCTGAAAATGAAGTTTTAGTAATGCTTTTTGAACCAGCAACTACACTAAACACAGGCAACACCGAAAACGAACTTACTAAACACAATTTGGACTGGATATAA
- a CDS encoding tautomerase family protein codes for MPFVRISLPKVFSQQTKDNISISVHNALIQEFNIPKNDYFHIIEELEPQQIKFPENYLDIAHTSDIVYIQIIAGHGRTLEQKKGLYKEIANKITTSTSITKNNIIIVLLENDGRQNWSFGNGEIQEPKHL; via the coding sequence ATGCCATTTGTACGGATCAGTTTACCAAAAGTATTTTCACAACAAACTAAAGACAATATTTCAATATCTGTTCATAATGCCCTAATTCAAGAATTTAATATTCCCAAAAATGATTATTTCCATATTATTGAAGAATTAGAGCCACAACAAATCAAGTTTCCTGAAAACTATTTGGATATTGCCCATACTTCCGATATTGTATATATTCAGATCATTGCAGGACATGGTCGTACATTGGAACAAAAAAAGGGTTTGTACAAAGAAATTGCTAATAAAATAACCACATCAACAAGCATTACAAAGAATAACATTATCATCGTTTTACTTGAAAATGATGGCAGACAAAATTGGTCATTTGGAAACGGAGAAATACAGGAGCCTAAACATTTATAA
- a CDS encoding NUDIX hydrolase: MRRYLIILLTFFCSINLFAQQDNYSFLKLVVFNDKGNVMLVKWDGEWEIPGIRYNQPVTLSKFIDTLASEHGIKVQNKKLNGLFTFEYENRPTLTIMHYYTAKYAEGQLTIPESCEDIGWFTIENALAKIPYQEMKLIISKITSNPNILWGAAIKKRADNTIQFTENFYDLK, from the coding sequence ATGAGAAGATACCTTATTATTCTGCTTACATTTTTCTGTAGCATTAATTTATTTGCACAACAAGACAACTATTCGTTTCTTAAATTAGTAGTCTTCAATGACAAAGGCAACGTAATGTTGGTTAAATGGGATGGTGAATGGGAAATCCCGGGAATAAGATACAACCAGCCGGTTACTTTATCCAAATTTATAGATACCCTTGCTTCTGAACATGGGATAAAGGTGCAAAATAAAAAACTCAACGGACTTTTTACATTCGAATATGAAAATCGCCCTACTTTAACCATTATGCATTACTACACAGCAAAATACGCTGAAGGACAATTGACTATACCAGAAAGTTGTGAAGATATTGGCTGGTTTACGATAGAAAATGCATTGGCTAAAATTCCATACCAAGAAATGAAACTGATAATTTCAAAAATCACGAGTAACCCCAACATTTTATGGGGAGCCGCAATCAAGAAAAGGGCTGACAATACTATTCAATTTACGGAAAATTTTTATGACTTAAAATAA
- a CDS encoding helix-turn-helix domain-containing protein has translation MQQQSNINHIKSISQLVRSLGFSAPLHPLVALVDYKNVPIEMFPKGQKISLDFYKISFKTTFTGQIKYGQGYYDFEEGGLAFLKPKQIVFPSEEIESYEGVALYFHPDFIRNYPLGKTINQYGFFSYDVSEALFLSAKEKEIIANLFVTIANELNNNIDSFSQDVLVTQIELLLKYSNRFYNRQFITRKAINHDIITSLDKLLNNYFEEENSLKNGLPSVKYISTELKLSQRYLSDILSSLTGLNTQQYIQNTIIEKAKEKLSTTNLSVSEIAYELGFEHSQSFSKLFKTKTNVSPLEFRQSFN, from the coding sequence ATGCAACAACAATCTAACATAAATCACATCAAAAGTATATCTCAATTGGTACGTTCCTTGGGATTTTCTGCACCATTGCACCCATTGGTTGCATTGGTTGATTACAAGAATGTTCCGATTGAAATGTTTCCAAAAGGACAAAAAATAAGTCTCGATTTTTATAAAATTTCCTTTAAAACTACATTCACAGGACAAATAAAATACGGACAGGGCTATTACGATTTTGAAGAAGGAGGATTGGCATTTTTGAAGCCGAAACAAATCGTTTTTCCATCAGAAGAAATAGAAAGCTATGAGGGTGTTGCTTTATATTTTCATCCGGACTTCATCCGAAATTATCCATTGGGAAAAACAATAAATCAATATGGATTTTTTTCTTACGATGTTTCAGAAGCCTTATTTTTATCAGCAAAGGAAAAAGAAATTATAGCCAATTTATTTGTTACAATAGCCAATGAATTGAACAATAATATTGACAGTTTCAGCCAAGATGTTTTAGTGACACAAATAGAATTGTTATTGAAATACAGCAATCGTTTTTACAATAGGCAATTTATTACCAGGAAAGCAATCAATCACGACATCATTACGTCTTTGGACAAGCTTTTAAATAACTATTTTGAAGAAGAAAACAGTCTGAAAAACGGTTTGCCATCCGTGAAATATATCAGTACAGAATTAAAGCTGTCGCAACGCTATTTGAGTGATATATTGAGTTCATTGACAGGACTAAATACACAACAATATATTCAGAATACAATTATAGAAAAAGCGAAAGAAAAATTATCAACTACAAACCTATCCGTTTCAGAAATTGCTTATGAATTGGGCTTTGAACATTCACAATCATTCAGCAAACTTTTCAAGACAAAGACCAATGTTTCGCCATTGGAGTTTAGGCAGTCGTTTAATTAA
- a CDS encoding SDR family oxidoreductase yields MQNIREKVVAITGASSGMGKAIAIELAKNGAKVVLGARRKEQLQQLVDEIKSKGGDATFAQIDVKNKADLVRFVNSAVEQYGKLDVIINNAGVSQLSRIDELDIDGWEEMIDINLKGVLYGMAAAIPVFKQQRSGHIVNIISTSGIKIVPLQGVYAGTKNAIRTIAEAFRQESDGNIRITGISPGVVKTDFAENIKNQEMKIIIKNNMENLAISPDAIANAVIYAVSQPSDVEIGDIVIRPSKQN; encoded by the coding sequence ATGCAAAATATTAGAGAAAAAGTTGTAGCCATTACAGGTGCAAGCAGTGGAATGGGTAAAGCCATTGCCATAGAATTAGCAAAAAATGGAGCAAAGGTTGTTTTGGGTGCAAGACGCAAAGAACAATTACAACAACTTGTTGACGAAATTAAAAGCAAAGGTGGTGACGCTACCTTTGCTCAAATTGATGTGAAGAATAAAGCCGATTTAGTTCGGTTCGTCAATTCAGCAGTTGAGCAATACGGAAAATTAGATGTCATTATAAACAACGCAGGAGTAAGTCAATTAAGCCGCATTGACGAATTGGATATCGATGGTTGGGAAGAAATGATCGATATTAACCTCAAAGGCGTTTTGTACGGTATGGCGGCTGCAATTCCCGTTTTCAAACAACAACGATCGGGACATATCGTCAATATCATTTCAACTTCAGGAATAAAGATTGTGCCACTGCAAGGTGTTTATGCAGGAACTAAAAATGCCATTCGCACTATAGCAGAAGCATTTCGTCAAGAGTCAGACGGAAATATACGCATTACAGGGATTTCACCAGGTGTTGTAAAAACTGACTTCGCCGAGAATATAAAAAATCAAGAAATGAAAATCATCATCAAGAATAATATGGAAAATTTGGCCATTAGCCCAGATGCCATAGCCAATGCTGTAATTTATGCAGTAAGCCAACCTAGTGATGTTGAAATTGGCGATATTGTTATTCGTCCATCAAAACAAAATTGA
- a CDS encoding aldo/keto reductase — protein MQKRKLGNSGLEVSALGFGCMGLNFLDGKGLDKKESITLLRNAVERGITFFDTAEAYGPYTNEELVGEGLQPYRKDVVIATKFGCKDARPTTGLDSRPETIRAVTEASLKRLKTDYIDLLYQHRVDPNVPIEDVAGTVKDLIQEGKVKYFGLSEASAKTIRKAHSIQPVSALQSEYSLFWREPEKEIIPTLEELGIGFVPFSPLGKGFLTGIINKKLEDIDRRNMIPRFSEENIKANLVLVEALSEIAQQKNITTGQLALAWILAQKPWIAPIPGTTKLHRLEENIGSTNIALTPDELAKINTTVNGITLVGDRYPEVLEKQIDK, from the coding sequence ATGCAAAAGAGAAAATTAGGAAATAGCGGATTGGAAGTTTCCGCATTAGGCTTTGGCTGTATGGGTTTAAACTTTTTGGATGGCAAAGGTCTTGATAAAAAAGAATCCATAACTCTACTGCGTAACGCAGTTGAAAGAGGGATCACATTTTTTGATACGGCAGAAGCTTACGGGCCTTACACCAATGAGGAACTTGTTGGAGAAGGATTACAGCCTTATAGAAAAGATGTAGTAATCGCCACGAAATTTGGTTGTAAAGATGCCAGACCAACAACAGGTTTAGACAGCAGACCCGAAACGATCAGAGCAGTAACCGAAGCATCTTTAAAGAGATTAAAAACAGATTATATTGATTTGCTTTATCAGCACAGAGTTGACCCGAATGTGCCGATAGAAGATGTTGCAGGAACCGTGAAAGACTTGATACAGGAGGGCAAAGTAAAATATTTCGGTTTGTCAGAAGCAAGTGCAAAAACTATTCGCAAGGCGCATTCAATTCAACCCGTATCAGCATTACAAAGCGAATACTCTCTGTTTTGGCGTGAACCCGAAAAAGAAATCATCCCCACATTGGAAGAGCTAGGAATCGGTTTCGTTCCGTTCAGTCCATTGGGTAAAGGTTTTCTCACAGGTATCATCAACAAAAAATTAGAGGATATCGACCGTAGAAATATGATTCCTCGTTTCAGTGAAGAAAATATTAAAGCCAATCTTGTTTTAGTGGAAGCACTTTCTGAAATTGCTCAACAAAAAAATATTACGACCGGACAATTAGCATTGGCTTGGATCTTAGCTCAAAAACCTTGGATAGCACCAATACCAGGAACTACAAAATTGCATCGTTTAGAGGAAAACATTGGCAGTACAAATATTGCATTAACACCTGATGAACTTGCAAAAATCAACACAACAGTGAATGGAATTACACTTGTTGGCGACCGCTATCCCGAAGTTTTAGAAAAACAAATAGATAAATAA
- a CDS encoding nuclear transport factor 2 family protein has translation MDINKFINQWLEFSNAYDTQNYLAMWQEDAILKDPSIGQNSKGHEGIKEYFETYFIGYRIQTKLISLDIISENKAHLLAEFSGDFSESKFNGTFDFTFKDGKIIIAKADLV, from the coding sequence ATGGATATTAATAAATTTATAAACCAATGGCTTGAATTTAGCAATGCTTACGACACCCAGAACTATTTAGCAATGTGGCAAGAGGATGCCATTCTTAAAGACCCATCGATTGGGCAAAACTCCAAAGGACACGAAGGTATAAAAGAATATTTTGAAACATATTTTATTGGTTATAGAATACAAACAAAATTGATAAGCTTAGATATTATTTCAGAAAACAAAGCGCATCTACTAGCAGAATTCTCGGGAGATTTTTCTGAAAGTAAATTCAATGGAACCTTTGATTTCACTTTTAAAGATGGGAAAATTATTATAGCAAAAGCAGACTTGGTTTGA
- a CDS encoding helix-turn-helix domain-containing protein, which produces MKSKHNTPEKYYTIAALHEAMGLPKPLHPLISVIDNEEIPPERINFNSAFLFDFYKISFKKTLKGIIGYGQSNFDFDEGGLVFTAPNQLITLVSDDMSIYGKSIFIHADFLRNYPLGTTIKSYGFFSYEASEALHLSDKERTKILVILSDIEEELNGAIDDFSQDVMISYVEVLLNYSKRFYKRQFITRKPANHNLLMKLEQYLDAYFDNEDSLSKGLPSVEMLANELHLSPRYLSDMLRSLTGQNAQQHIHEKVIEKAKQYLTSTQLSISEIAYQLGYEYSQSFSKLFKKKTNQTPVEYKQSLN; this is translated from the coding sequence ATGAAGTCAAAACATAACACACCCGAAAAATATTACACCATTGCTGCATTGCACGAAGCAATGGGTTTGCCCAAGCCTTTGCATCCTTTAATTAGTGTGATAGATAACGAAGAAATTCCGCCTGAAAGAATTAATTTCAACAGTGCATTTTTGTTTGATTTCTATAAAATATCCTTCAAAAAAACATTGAAAGGGATTATCGGTTACGGACAAAGCAATTTTGATTTTGACGAAGGTGGGTTAGTATTTACCGCACCTAATCAGTTGATTACATTGGTGAGTGACGATATGTCCATTTATGGGAAATCAATATTTATTCATGCCGATTTTTTGCGAAATTATCCGTTAGGAACAACCATAAAATCCTATGGATTTTTCTCTTACGAAGCCAGTGAAGCGTTGCATTTATCAGACAAAGAACGCACTAAAATATTGGTCATTTTAAGTGATATTGAAGAAGAATTGAACGGTGCGATTGACGATTTTAGTCAAGATGTGATGATTAGTTATGTCGAAGTTTTACTTAATTACAGCAAGCGTTTTTACAAGCGTCAATTTATTACTCGCAAACCTGCAAACCACAATTTATTGATGAAGTTGGAACAATATCTCGATGCGTATTTTGATAATGAAGACAGCCTGAGCAAGGGTTTACCATCGGTTGAAATGCTGGCAAATGAACTTCACCTTTCGCCACGATATTTGAGCGATATGTTGCGTTCATTAACTGGACAAAATGCCCAGCAACACATCCACGAAAAAGTGATTGAAAAAGCCAAGCAATATTTAACTTCTACGCAATTATCTATTTCGGAAATTGCTTATCAATTGGGTTATGAGTATTCTCAATCCTTCAGTAAATTATTTAAAAAGAAAACTAACCAAACCCCTGTAGAGTATAAACAATCATTAAATTAA
- a CDS encoding SDR family oxidoreductase: MQKTIFITGASAGLGKATAKLFQSKGWNVIASMRSPEKETELNLLENITIVKLDVNDAEAIANTVKAVTENYTIDVVFNNAGYGLSGAFEHATDEQIVKQIETNLTGVIRVTKSFLPYFKLRKNGLFITTTSIFGFSSGPMGSVYNATKWALEGFSESISYELSLFNIGIKTIAPGGIKSNFINGIDIASAEGYEMINDQMWKQINDGTFIKFTEPEEIAGVVLEAATDGKDQLRYLAGDDAIKTFNKRMEIGAENFRIEMRTKLGLLSPF; this comes from the coding sequence ATGCAAAAGACAATTTTTATTACAGGAGCATCGGCAGGGCTTGGAAAAGCAACGGCTAAATTATTTCAATCAAAAGGTTGGAATGTAATTGCATCTATGCGAAGCCCCGAAAAGGAAACAGAACTCAATTTACTCGAAAATATTACGATAGTTAAACTAGATGTGAACGATGCGGAAGCCATTGCCAATACCGTGAAAGCTGTAACGGAAAATTATACCATTGATGTAGTTTTTAACAATGCAGGTTACGGATTGAGTGGTGCTTTTGAACACGCAACGGATGAGCAAATTGTAAAACAAATAGAGACAAATCTTACAGGTGTCATAAGAGTTACGAAGTCGTTCTTGCCGTATTTTAAGCTAAGAAAAAATGGGCTATTTATCACTACCACATCCATTTTTGGTTTTTCTTCTGGTCCAATGGGAAGTGTTTATAATGCTACAAAATGGGCTTTGGAAGGATTTAGCGAAAGCATTTCTTATGAGTTGTCGTTATTTAATATTGGTATAAAAACCATTGCACCAGGCGGTATTAAGAGCAATTTTATAAATGGAATTGATATAGCATCGGCAGAAGGATATGAAATGATAAACGACCAAATGTGGAAGCAGATAAACGATGGAACGTTTATTAAATTTACAGAGCCAGAAGAAATTGCCGGTGTAGTATTAGAAGCTGCTACCGATGGCAAAGACCAATTGCGATATTTGGCTGGCGATGATGCTATAAAAACGTTCAATAAGCGTATGGAAATTGGTGCTGAAAATTTTAGAATAGAAATGAGAACTAAGCTAGGTTTGCTGTCGCCATTTTAA
- a CDS encoding phosphotransferase, translating to MTTFPVIASTLSETELGNFIKEKYQLSESFQCKLFRTGVNHTYFISDNETKFVFRVYCYNWRTKKEIEQELELLNLLKNHSLSISYPISDSNKNFIQEIKAPEGIRYAVLFSFAKGEKMRFMSNETCFSIGSLMAKIHNITENKEIDRINYDSEILLNKPYNLLNHYFNEELDEMKFLKEIAKKIPEKFEEINGLENTTGIVHLDIWYDNLSVNNENEITIFDFDNCGNGLLILDVGYFLKQLFFIESDKKEYELKAKNFLNGYQKVRNLSTKEIELIPEAGASIFVFYLGVQAQRFDWSNIFFTENYLKMFVGRIKNWLDYYEEKK from the coding sequence ATGACAACTTTTCCAGTAATCGCTTCAACTTTATCAGAAACAGAATTAGGGAACTTTATAAAAGAAAAATATCAACTTTCAGAAAGTTTTCAGTGTAAATTATTTAGAACGGGAGTAAATCACACCTACTTTATTTCGGATAATGAAACAAAATTTGTCTTTCGAGTTTATTGTTATAATTGGCGAACAAAAAAGGAAATTGAGCAAGAATTAGAACTTCTCAATTTACTCAAAAATCATTCTCTTTCTATTTCGTATCCAATTTCAGATAGCAATAAAAATTTCATTCAAGAAATTAAAGCTCCTGAAGGAATTCGATATGCTGTACTTTTTTCATTTGCTAAAGGCGAAAAAATGCGTTTTATGTCGAATGAAACTTGTTTTTCAATAGGTTCTTTGATGGCAAAAATTCACAATATAACCGAAAATAAAGAAATAGACAGAATAAATTACGATTCAGAAATTCTTTTGAACAAACCATACAATCTTTTAAATCATTATTTTAACGAAGAATTGGATGAAATGAAATTTTTAAAAGAAATTGCAAAAAAAATTCCAGAAAAATTTGAAGAAATTAATGGATTAGAAAATACAACAGGAATCGTTCATTTAGACATTTGGTATGATAATTTAAGCGTAAACAACGAAAATGAAATCACAATTTTTGATTTTGATAATTGCGGAAATGGATTATTAATTTTAGATGTTGGATATTTTCTGAAACAACTATTTTTTATAGAATCTGATAAAAAGGAATACGAATTAAAGGCAAAAAATTTTCTAAATGGCTATCAAAAAGTCAGGAATTTATCTACAAAAGAGATTGAATTAATTCCCGAAGCTGGAGCATCAATATTTGTATTTTATCTTGGTGTTCAAGCTCAAAGATTTGATTGGTCGAATATTTTTTTTACCGAAAATTACCTTAAAATGTTTGTTGGAAGAATAAAAAATTGGCTTGATTATTATGAAGAAAAAAAATAA